In Malus sylvestris chromosome 15, drMalSylv7.2, whole genome shotgun sequence, a single genomic region encodes these proteins:
- the LOC126603466 gene encoding uncharacterized protein LOC126603466 codes for MLVPPASKHRDVRRGGGATRFKQSSGPNSDTKLFPCLDGGGDFVLSGKSTKKERLRKLSALGTAKTTSFRDCEMGCNVSDRDDELPSKRFKLPRKFFYDCNGVDHASVPRKLRSAMKKRNRESASPSPSLPDAKKVNHTMSGIELLMKKDGGSEITKDEEEVVETLYALAGLFPRNDVNDNSKVDIESLDANPSGLPGSKESFTSAFEDGKEKWGSYCPLRATEAASPSNVERLGKETDQVDCLNEPITQHEPELLNSRNSCISSDNSVPQNLNVSSLSVNVEGCNEKPATGNADNFCKSDVSLDSRLKQPVQELSSIPERKPVTALELGTTITGQVELHNTDQEAKKSGPVLWPGLSSSVSLGASNDSPSSLSQSPAAKIPHWLDAALSTSRASVQNSSSFGKVTNVLHGRRSCKKCAAHVYISHLIQALQNSECKNKLQLQPNQMTPHEGLKQVALLGVNVYANANNGSNGIVATSSIGISRSEKKSAEAKNGTLQQTKLHQDQPQFAMGSRAYASPKQSFDFLSLSAGGGGSETNNSFSRAGKGMEPSSQSQAPYIHPLMQRHTLIPFSLPQSQYSSSAHPNNPSVSQQAQMQLPPYHGNPFGPQASPTASTKQHPQQQHLQLQQHQQRLWAAHLAAQYRPVGTSAPAVHFPSWQNGRQDSMLIPCSQGLMSPSPSTLELVGPKYAPLSQQQQQLMAVNSSFPPGRVKRQEHHLPSVYEESGGGFCSGSALPLQLLCSEHL; via the exons GTTTGGATGGTGGTGGGGACTTTGTGCTCTCTGGAAAATCAACGAAGAAAGAGAGGCTCAGAAAATTAAGTGCTCTTGGTACTGCAAAAACGACGAGCTTTCGAGACTGCGAAATGGGTTGCAACGTGTCTGACAGAGACGATGAGCTCCCCAGTAAGAGATTTAAGCTTCCCAGAAAG TTTTTTTATGATTGCAATGGCGTTGATCATGCCTCTGTTCCACGGAAGCTGCGATCAG CAATGAAGAAGcgcaaccgtgaatctgcatctCCGTCCCCGTCTTTACCAGATGCAAAGAAGGTGAACCATACAATGAGTGGGATCGAATTACTTATGAAGAAAGACGGCGGCTCAGAAATCACAAAAGATGAGGAAGAAGTTGTGGAGACCTTGTATGCTTTGGCTGGACTGTTCCCCAGGAACGACGTAAATGATAATAGTAAAGTAGACATTGAATCATTAGATGCAAATCCTTCAGGTTTGCCAGGGTCAAAGGAGAGTTTCACATCTGCATTTGAAG atggaaaagaaaaatgggGTTCATATTGCCCCTTGAGAGCTACCGAGGCCGCCAGTCCATCAAATGTAGAAAGATTAGGAAAAGAAACTGATCAAGTTGATTGTTTGAACGAACCCATTACTCAACATGAGCCTGAATTGCTTAACAGCAGGAATTCATGTATAAGTTCAGATAATTCCGTTCCTCAAAATCTGAATGTTTCGTCATTGTCAGTGAATGTTGAGGGGTGCAATGAAAAACCTGCCACAGGCAATGCTGACAACTTTTGCAAATCTGATGTAAGCCTGGATAGTCG GTTAAAGCAGCCTGTGCAAGAGTTGTCCTCAATTCCTGAGAGAAAACCAGTAACTGCACTGGAGTTG GGCACAACTATTACAGGTCAAGTTGAACTGCACAATACGGATCAGGAAGCCAAGAAAAGTG gTCCAGTATTGTGGCCTGGCTTGTCTTCAAGTGTCTCTCTTGGTGCTAGCAATGATAGTCCATCATCATTGTCACA GTCTCCTGCTGCTAAAATTCCGCACTGGCTAGATGCTGCCTTGTCTACCTCGAGAGCTTCTGTCCAAAATAGTTCGTCTTTTGGAAAG GTTACTAATGTTCTCCATGGTAGAAGGTCGTGTAAGAAATGCGCAGCTCATGTTTACATAAGTCACTTGATTCAGGCTTTACAAAACTCCGAGTGTAAGAATAAGTTACAGCTACAGCCTAATCAAATGACCCCACATGAAGGATTAAAACAAGTGGCTCTTCTGGGAGTTAATGTGTATGCTAATGCAAACAATGGTTCAAATGGGATTGTTGCTACTAGTAGCATCGGTATTTCTCGATCTGAAAAAAAATCAGCCGAAGCTAAGAACGGTACACTGCAGCAGACGAAGCTCCATCAAGATCAGCCACAGTTCGCTATGGGATCTCGAGCATACGCTTCACCAAAGCAG AGTTTTGATTTCCTGTCACTGTCAGCTGGAGGTGGTGGCTCAGAAACTAATAATAGTTTTAGCAGAGCTGGAAAGGGGATGGAGCCATCATCACAATCCCAAGCCCCGTATATTCATCCTCTCATGCAACGTCACACACTCATTCCTTTCTCTTTGCCCCAGTCTCAGTACAGCTCTTCTGCTCACCCTAACAATCCTTCAGTGTCTCAGCAG GCCCAGATGCAGCTACCTCCATATCATGGCAACCCATTTGGTCCTCAAGCAAGTCCCACAGCATCGACGAAGCAGCATCCTCAACAGCAACATCTACAGCTCCAACAGCATCAGCAGAGGCTTTGGGCCGCTCACTTAGCTGCTCAGTACAGGCCAGTGGGAACTTCGGCACCCGCAGTTCATTTTCCCAGTTGGCAAAATGGAAGGCAGGATTCGATGTTGATTCCATGCAGCCAAGGCCTTATGTCTCCATCCCCGTCAACGCTTGAACTTGTTGGTCCCAAATACGCACCACTGTCCCAACAACAGCAGCAGCTAATGGCTGTAAATTCATCTTTTCCTCCCGGCAGGGTAAAACGACAAGAGCACCATCTACCTTCTGTGTATGAGGAGTCTGGAGGTGGATTTTGTTCTGGAAGTGCATTGCCACTGCAGTTGCTCTGCAGCGAGCACCTCTAA